From the genome of Thermoanaerobaculales bacterium:
GCTCACGCGCTCCGTTGCGCGCGCCAGCGTGCGGCGGGCGCGGCGGCGAGCCTGGCTGCGGCCGCTCGGGCCGCTGGACGAGCCTGCCGCTCCCGGCGCTGAAGACCGCGACGGCGAGATCCAGGTGGAGCAGCTTCTCCGCCGTCTGGCGCCCCGCCAGCGCGTGGTGATGCACCTGACCGTCGTGGAGGGGATGAGCGACAGCGAGATCGGCGAGACCATGGGCATCGATGCCGCGTCGGTCCGGTCCCACCGCCGCCGCGCCCGCAAGGTGCTCCTCCGGCTCCTGCCCGGCGAGGGGGGATGAAGACCATGGAGAACCGGCGAACGCCCGAGGATCGATTCGACGCGGCGCTCCGCGCCTGGGCCGACCGGCCGCCTCGGCTCGATCCGAGCGCGGCGGCGAAGGCCGTGGCCTCGCGGCTCGGCGAGCGCCGCCGGCCCCCCCAGCACCTCGCCTGGGCGCTCGCTACCGCCGCCGCGGTGGCCCTGGGGGTGGCCTCACTGCTGATGGTGCGAACGGCAAGCCCGCCGCAGGCCTCGCAGCAGGCGGGAACGGTGCTGGCGAATCCGGCCCTGGCCGAAGGTCAGGTCCTGATCTGGCTCGACGAGCACACTTCTCTCCACATGACCTACGCCACGCCGGACGCCGCGGCGCGCTGAGGAGGTGACCGATGCCGGCACGAGTGAAAACCCTGACGATCGCTCTGACCCTGGGCCTGGCAGCGGCCGGCGGAGGGTTGGCGCTCGGCGGCGAACCGCCCGGCATCATGACCGGGTTCTCCATCCTCATCGGCTTCCCGTCCGCCGAGGGCGCCACCGACGAGGGCGTGCTCCTGGTCCCCGGGACGGTCATCCCGGTGGGCGGTGGTGAGGCTGACGCCGCGGCCCTGCGCAGCGTGGTGGAGCGAAGCCTCGCCTTCACCGCCGCGGTGGACCGGCTGTGGTCCACCTTCCGCCTCGATCCCGGGCGCCAGCTGCAGAGGGGTGCGTACCTCCCCACCCGGCTGGACGAGCCGGCCGAGCTGCCGCAGCTCGAGGGCACGGATGTCCGCATGACTGCCACCCTGCTCGGATTCAACGACGGCGCCGCGACCTACCGGGTGGCGTTCCGGCAGGGAGAGAAGGTCCTCGCGGACTCCACGGTGACCGTCAACAGAGGAGGCAGAACCGTGGTCGGCGGCATGGACGGCGAAGCGGCGCCGTACATCTTCGTGTTCGTCGAGCCCGACCCGGTGGGGAGCGGCCCCCCGGCGGTTCGGTTCCTCAAGGAGGGAACCATCACCGAGCCGGTGGTCAGGCACAAGGTGGCGCCTGCCTACCCGGAAGCGGCGCGGGCGGGCAAGGTCATGGGCATGGTGGTCCTCGATCTGACGGTCGGGGCCGAGGGTAAGGTCACCGGACTGCGGGTTCTCGAGAGCCCGAGCGCCCTCCTGTCCGAGGCGGCCATCGAAGCCGTCCGGCAATGGGAGTTCGATCCCGCCCGCCGCGACGACGGCACCCCGGTGGCGGTGCTGTACGTGGTGACGATCCGGTTCGCCCTGCAGTGAGGTGTACACGGCCGCCGGCACTCTGTGCCTCCTGGGAGCGACGACCATGAGGTCGCACACCAAGGAGGACGAAGATGAAGACGAGGTTGCTGGCGAGCGTGGTGGTGATCCTGGTCGGCGGGCTGTGGCTGATCTGCGCTTCGGCCGCGACACCCCCCGAGCCGACGCACTGGACCGAGGACAGCGGCCTGAGCGAGCCCAAGGTGGTCGAGAAGGTTGCCCCAGCGTACCCCGAGGAGGCCCGTGCGGAGAAAGTCCAGGGCGAGGTAGTGCTCGAACTGGCCGTCGACACCGATGGCGCGGTGTCCAAAGTGAACGTGGTGAAGGACCCCGACGCGCGCCTGACCGAGGCGGCTGCCGCCGCCGCTGGGCAGTGGAAGTTCGAGCCTGCCCGGACCAGTGAAGGCAAGCCGGTGGCCGTCCTCTACACGGTGACCATCGCCTTCAAGCTGCAGTGACGGCTGCCTGCTCCAGTTTCGACGGCGCGGGCGTCCCTGGCCCGCGCCGTTCCTGTCATGGCGGAGCCCGCAGGGCTCCATGCGCTTGGAGATTCGTCAGGGCTCCGCGGCCGACCAGGCCGAGGAGTCGCCGGGCTCCGAGCCGCCGGCGAGGGCTTCAAGCCGGGCAGGATCGGGCGAGGGGGTCGCTGAAAAGTACTGTCAGCATTGAATCGTATCAGGACTTCGGATCCGACGGCTGTGAGTTGCTCGCGCGCTGCGCCGGCGGCGCCGTGTCGGAGCCAACGGGTGGCCGTACGCCAGCCTCCGCCTCTCCGACTCGGCTCTCGCCGAGCCTGCGACCCCCTCGGCAACGGCCACAAGCCGCTGCCTCTCGACACAGTCGAATCACGCCCGGCGCGCCACTCGAACCGTGCCCGCTTCCGCGCCCGATGGCACCGCACTGGCCGGCGATCTCTCTTCCGGACACCGGGTGGACGTGCACAGCCATGTCCAGACCCTTCGAGGACTCGAAATGCCCCGAGCCCGCGGGCACGCGAATGCGAAACGAGCGGGCGCTGTTGATGAGCAGGACATGCTGCAGCGTAACTCGCGTCCGAACCCCAGGTCACTGGCCTCATCCAAGCCGTGAAGGAGAGCCCCGGTTATGCATCGAATCCCGTACCTGTGCGCGGCGCTGTTGATACAGAGTCTCTCTTTCCTGGGGTGCGTGGGTCCGGACACGCCAGCCATGTCGACCGAGCGCGCGGCCGGCCAGAGCGAGCAGGACGGCGCCCCGATGGACGCCGGCGGTGGCGAGGAGGAGGTGCCGGGTTGGATTCGCGCCGCCCTCGTTGAGCCCCGCG
Proteins encoded in this window:
- a CDS encoding RNA polymerase sigma factor; protein product: MAGGGNDAGLVRAAQLGDDAAFSALVERHWHRLVGLARSVVGDVDAEDVVQDALITAWDRLGDLRDPAAFRAWLTRSVARASVRRARRRAWLRPLGPLDEPAAPGAEDRDGEIQVEQLLRRLAPRQRVVMHLTVVEGMSDSEIGETMGIDAASVRSHRRRARKVLLRLLPGEGG
- a CDS encoding energy transducer TonB — its product is MPARVKTLTIALTLGLAAAGGGLALGGEPPGIMTGFSILIGFPSAEGATDEGVLLVPGTVIPVGGGEADAAALRSVVERSLAFTAAVDRLWSTFRLDPGRQLQRGAYLPTRLDEPAELPQLEGTDVRMTATLLGFNDGAATYRVAFRQGEKVLADSTVTVNRGGRTVVGGMDGEAAPYIFVFVEPDPVGSGPPAVRFLKEGTITEPVVRHKVAPAYPEAARAGKVMGMVVLDLTVGAEGKVTGLRVLESPSALLSEAAIEAVRQWEFDPARRDDGTPVAVLYVVTIRFALQ
- a CDS encoding energy transducer TonB encodes the protein MKTRLLASVVVILVGGLWLICASAATPPEPTHWTEDSGLSEPKVVEKVAPAYPEEARAEKVQGEVVLELAVDTDGAVSKVNVVKDPDARLTEAAAAAAGQWKFEPARTSEGKPVAVLYTVTIAFKLQ